One Leifsonia shinshuensis DNA window includes the following coding sequences:
- a CDS encoding helix-turn-helix transcriptional regulator, which translates to MTDELATVRPLFGRDRARETILLVAHRAIDRGGAVLVTGEAGLGKTSLLADIAERLDGWTVLRVSADSFESDLAYATVETLVRGLTALRGANGGPNAAIRPPAPEDDALTVGRLLLDTIDGLNGPVCLIVDDAQWVDEPSARALRFVVRRLSDRGFLFTAASRPQPNSVTALFDDLAATSVNHARIDLTPLTVSDTQELAEHLLGHPISRRTATRLTEATQGSPLLLSVLLGQLRDTFEQALHPAGWDLPDTAIMPLASAISAALEGADPSVRTAAEFVAVLRDPLPAPVVGSVAARLGTKLDLPGAVTRGLVLGLTRDGVLWVEPAHALLADALAAELTVERRVAIHRVAAEVLDGHRALRHRVEAADTADPLLVDELLTAALAAADQGHAEQAMSYARSAMHLATDGELERALIELGLLAMRFRLHEQILELRPAIEALPTSPARDAVLLELRTLSRDVPGALELALKLEAAPAVTPDERAIRTHVAEAIPKVLMAMGDFAGVLDHLETARAHIAECPRPEEVADPALRWLAEPDEHLVRLLGWALNSAAHAGRPDLFAPLTAELDTLLAQHESPAAVDALVARSRVFILGGDVERARADLARANELVRRFPSSWTAGFVRTIYAHILFLVGEWEESVTLADTAVALALDETDLSCWPIALWTSALVRAGRGEADSVGDRLRSAARADPRFIGSYDGDLPFLARAELARALGRPEEQLQATVDAEAAATRASTLGWLSYRVDALAALGRAAEARAAFERCTAPGLWRPYYGSLRWLEGRVLEAEDRRDEAVTAYREAAQEARFAFPEAVAALDAGRLLVAGRLLADGHHDAEALLESAAATFRRLGASSYLARTAQYLDEVRSGTGAADGEREAAAADPLASLTTRERQVAHALAAGMTNKEIAERLYVSVTTVNFHVRNILAKLGMRSRRELRSLALPRRRPVRSDRPVKS; encoded by the coding sequence GTGACCGACGAGCTGGCGACCGTGCGCCCACTCTTCGGACGCGACCGGGCGCGGGAGACCATCCTGCTGGTCGCCCACCGCGCGATCGACCGCGGCGGCGCGGTGCTGGTCACCGGCGAGGCGGGCCTCGGCAAGACCTCCCTGCTGGCCGACATCGCCGAGCGGCTGGACGGCTGGACCGTGCTGCGGGTGAGCGCCGACTCGTTCGAGTCCGACCTCGCCTACGCGACCGTCGAGACGCTGGTGCGCGGACTGACCGCGCTGCGCGGCGCGAACGGCGGCCCGAACGCCGCCATCCGCCCGCCCGCCCCGGAGGACGACGCCCTCACGGTCGGGAGGCTGCTCCTCGACACGATCGACGGCCTGAACGGCCCCGTGTGCCTCATCGTCGACGACGCGCAGTGGGTGGACGAGCCCTCGGCGCGGGCGCTCCGGTTCGTGGTGCGGCGGCTGTCAGACCGCGGCTTCCTGTTCACGGCGGCGTCGCGTCCACAGCCGAACAGCGTGACCGCCCTGTTCGACGACCTCGCCGCGACCTCCGTCAACCACGCCCGTATCGACCTCACCCCGCTCACCGTCTCCGACACCCAGGAGCTGGCCGAGCACCTCCTCGGCCACCCCATCTCCCGCCGCACGGCGACCCGCCTCACCGAGGCGACGCAGGGCTCCCCGCTGCTGCTGAGCGTCCTGCTCGGCCAGCTGCGCGACACGTTCGAGCAGGCGCTGCATCCCGCGGGCTGGGACCTGCCGGACACCGCGATCATGCCGCTGGCCTCGGCCATCTCGGCGGCGCTGGAGGGCGCCGACCCGTCCGTGCGCACCGCGGCCGAGTTCGTCGCCGTGCTGCGCGACCCGCTGCCAGCGCCCGTCGTCGGCAGCGTCGCCGCCCGCCTCGGCACGAAGCTCGACCTCCCCGGAGCGGTCACGCGCGGGCTGGTCCTCGGCCTCACCCGCGACGGCGTGCTCTGGGTGGAGCCGGCGCACGCGCTGCTCGCCGACGCGCTCGCCGCCGAGCTGACCGTCGAGCGCCGGGTCGCGATCCACCGGGTCGCCGCGGAGGTGCTGGACGGCCACCGCGCCCTCCGGCACCGGGTGGAGGCCGCCGACACCGCCGACCCGCTGCTGGTCGACGAGCTGCTCACCGCCGCGCTGGCCGCCGCCGACCAGGGGCACGCCGAACAGGCCATGAGCTACGCCCGCTCCGCGATGCACCTCGCGACCGACGGTGAGCTGGAGCGCGCGCTCATCGAGCTCGGCCTCCTCGCGATGCGGTTCCGCCTGCACGAGCAGATCCTGGAGCTGCGGCCCGCCATCGAGGCGCTGCCGACGTCGCCTGCGCGCGACGCCGTGCTGCTGGAGCTGCGCACGCTCTCCCGCGACGTGCCCGGCGCGCTGGAGCTCGCCCTCAAACTGGAGGCCGCCCCCGCGGTCACCCCGGACGAGCGCGCGATCCGCACCCACGTCGCCGAGGCGATCCCGAAGGTGCTCATGGCGATGGGTGACTTCGCCGGCGTCCTCGACCACCTGGAGACGGCGCGCGCGCACATCGCGGAGTGCCCGCGCCCCGAGGAGGTCGCCGACCCGGCGCTGCGCTGGCTCGCGGAACCCGACGAGCACCTGGTCCGCCTGCTCGGCTGGGCCCTCAACTCGGCGGCGCACGCCGGGCGTCCCGACCTGTTCGCCCCGCTGACCGCGGAGCTGGACACGCTGCTGGCGCAGCACGAGTCGCCCGCGGCCGTGGACGCGCTCGTCGCGCGCTCCCGGGTGTTCATCCTCGGCGGCGACGTCGAGCGCGCCCGCGCCGACCTGGCCCGTGCCAACGAGCTGGTCCGCCGGTTCCCGTCGAGCTGGACCGCCGGCTTCGTCCGCACGATCTACGCGCACATCCTCTTCCTGGTCGGCGAGTGGGAGGAGTCCGTCACGCTGGCCGACACGGCCGTCGCGCTGGCACTGGACGAGACCGACCTGTCCTGCTGGCCGATCGCGCTCTGGACCTCCGCGCTGGTGCGCGCCGGCCGCGGCGAGGCCGACTCGGTGGGCGACCGGCTGCGCTCGGCCGCGCGCGCGGATCCCCGGTTCATCGGCTCCTACGACGGCGACCTGCCGTTCCTCGCGCGGGCCGAGCTCGCCCGCGCGCTCGGCCGTCCGGAGGAGCAGCTGCAGGCCACTGTCGACGCCGAGGCCGCCGCGACCCGCGCCTCCACCCTCGGCTGGCTCAGCTACCGCGTCGACGCGCTCGCCGCCCTCGGCCGCGCCGCCGAAGCGCGCGCCGCCTTCGAGCGCTGCACCGCCCCCGGCCTCTGGCGGCCCTACTACGGCTCGCTGCGCTGGCTCGAGGGCCGGGTGCTGGAGGCCGAGGACCGGCGCGACGAGGCGGTGACCGCGTACCGGGAGGCCGCACAGGAAGCGCGCTTCGCCTTCCCCGAGGCGGTCGCCGCGCTGGACGCCGGCAGGCTGCTCGTCGCCGGCAGGCTGCTCGCCGACGGCCACCACGACGCCGAGGCCCTGCTCGAGTCCGCCGCCGCCACATTCCGCCGCCTCGGCGCCAGCAGCTACCTCGCTCGCACGGCGCAGTACCTCGACGAGGTCCGGTCCGGGACCGGCGCCGCCGACGGCGAACGCGAGGCGGCCGCCGCCGACCCGCTCGCATCGCTCACGACCCGCGAGCGGCAGGTGGCCCACGCGCTGGCCGCGGGCATGACCAACAAGGAGATCGCCGAGCGGCTGTACGTGTCGGTGACGACCGTCAACTTCCACGTGCGCAACATCCTCGCCAAGCTCGGGATGCGTTCCCGCCGGGAGCTGCGCTCGCTCGCCCTCCCCCGCCGCCGGCCCGTCAGAAGCGACCGACCCGTCAAGAGTTGA
- a CDS encoding ABC-F family ATP-binding cassette domain-containing protein: MAHLLGAESLHLEYPTRVVFDSVTLGVSEGDRIGVVGRNGDGKSTLLSLLAGRLEPDSGRVTRRRDVTVGMLDQRDELPDALTVGRAIVGDRDEHTWAGDPKVRDVLAGLVSDVPWDATIGELSGGQRRRVALAALLVHDHDILFLDEPTNHLDIEGVAWLADHLKRRWPSASGALVVVTHDRWFLDEVSTATWEVHDGIVEPFEGGYAAYILQRVERDRMAAVAETKRQNLMRKELAWLRRGAPARTSKPKFRMDAAAALISDEPAPRDTVELTKLATARLGKDVVDLIDVTVEFPPKTVLRDVEWRIAPGERTGILGINGAGKSTLLGLVAGTVEPTAGRVKRGKTVKIATLTQQLDELEAVRDLRVSAVVADKRTTYLAGGKEVSPGQMLERLGFTNAQLSTPVKDLSGGQKRRLQLLLILLDEPNVLILDEPTNDLDTDMLAAMEDLLDGWPGTLLVVSHDRYLVERVTDQQYAVVEGAFRHLPGGVDEYLRLRRERSAAPAASAAPAASGSAPASPVLSGAALRAAEKELASIDRRLAKLAGQVTSHHESIARHDQSDYVGLGRLTDELRTLEGEIADQETRWLELSEQLEG; the protein is encoded by the coding sequence ATGGCTCATCTCCTCGGCGCCGAGTCGCTGCACCTCGAATACCCGACGCGGGTCGTCTTCGACTCGGTGACGCTCGGCGTCTCCGAGGGCGACCGCATCGGCGTCGTGGGCCGCAACGGCGACGGCAAGTCCACCCTCCTCTCGCTGCTCGCCGGCCGTCTCGAACCGGACTCCGGCCGGGTCACCCGACGCCGCGACGTCACGGTCGGGATGCTCGACCAGCGCGACGAGCTGCCCGACGCGCTCACGGTCGGCCGCGCCATCGTCGGCGACCGCGACGAGCACACCTGGGCGGGCGACCCGAAGGTGCGCGACGTGCTGGCCGGCCTGGTCTCTGACGTGCCGTGGGACGCGACGATCGGCGAGCTCTCCGGAGGCCAGCGCCGTCGCGTGGCGCTCGCCGCCCTCCTGGTGCACGACCACGACATCCTCTTCCTGGACGAGCCGACCAACCACCTCGACATCGAGGGTGTCGCCTGGCTCGCCGACCACCTCAAGCGGCGCTGGCCGTCCGCCTCCGGGGCGCTCGTGGTCGTGACGCACGACCGCTGGTTCCTGGACGAAGTGTCGACGGCGACCTGGGAGGTCCACGACGGGATCGTGGAGCCGTTCGAGGGCGGCTACGCGGCGTACATCCTGCAGCGCGTCGAGCGTGACCGGATGGCGGCGGTCGCCGAGACCAAGCGGCAGAACCTGATGCGCAAGGAGCTGGCCTGGCTGCGCCGCGGGGCGCCGGCGCGCACCTCCAAACCGAAGTTCCGGATGGACGCCGCCGCCGCGCTGATCTCCGACGAGCCGGCCCCGCGCGACACCGTCGAACTGACCAAGCTCGCGACCGCACGGCTCGGCAAGGACGTGGTCGACCTCATCGACGTCACCGTCGAGTTCCCGCCGAAGACCGTCCTGCGCGACGTCGAATGGCGGATCGCGCCCGGCGAGCGCACCGGCATCCTCGGGATCAACGGCGCGGGCAAGTCCACGCTGCTCGGCCTCGTCGCCGGAACGGTCGAGCCGACGGCCGGCCGGGTCAAGCGCGGCAAGACGGTCAAGATCGCGACCCTCACCCAGCAGCTGGACGAGCTGGAGGCCGTGCGCGACCTCCGGGTCAGCGCCGTCGTCGCCGACAAGCGCACGACCTATCTCGCCGGCGGCAAGGAGGTCTCACCCGGCCAGATGCTCGAACGCCTCGGCTTCACGAACGCCCAGCTCTCGACGCCGGTCAAGGACCTCTCCGGCGGCCAGAAGCGCCGCCTCCAGCTGCTGCTGATCCTGCTGGACGAGCCGAACGTGCTCATCCTCGACGAGCCGACCAACGACCTGGACACCGACATGCTCGCCGCGATGGAGGACCTCCTCGACGGCTGGCCGGGCACGCTGCTCGTGGTGTCGCACGACCGCTACCTGGTGGAGCGGGTGACCGACCAGCAGTACGCGGTCGTGGAGGGGGCGTTCCGGCACCTGCCGGGCGGGGTGGACGAGTATCTGCGGTTGCGGAGGGAGAGGAGTGCGGCGCCTGCTGCGTCGGCTGCGCCTGCTGCTTCGGGCTCCGCTCCCGCGTCGCCCGTGCTCTCCGGCGCCGCCCTGCGCGCAGCCGAGAAGGAGCTCGCCTCCATCGACCGCCGCCTGGCGAAGCTGGCCGGCCAGGTCACCTCCCACCACGAGTCGATCGCCCGCCACGACCAGAGCGACTACGTCGGCCTCGGCCGCCTCACCGACGAGCTGCGCACCCTGGAGGGCGAGATCGCCGACCAGGAGACCCGCTGGCTGGAGCTGAGCGAGCAGCTGGAGGGCTGA
- a CDS encoding GNAT family N-acetyltransferase, whose product MRIPTTLTTDRLTLRPWRDDDVDFAFDLYSRWEVARFLGRTPAVMTDRVEAERRIARLRALEDDLRAFRVVELAGTPVGTVMLQPIPASGPEPLRPSGDTEIGWHFHPEHWGHGYAAEAARALLTAALADLPRVVAVTYPDNAASQRVCERIGMRRLGPTDAYYNVRMELFEASATEESGADTPPEGS is encoded by the coding sequence GTGCGCATCCCCACCACCCTCACCACCGACCGGCTCACCCTGCGACCGTGGCGCGACGACGACGTGGACTTCGCCTTCGACCTCTACTCGCGGTGGGAGGTGGCGCGGTTCCTCGGCCGCACGCCCGCGGTCATGACGGATCGCGTCGAGGCGGAGCGGCGGATCGCCCGGCTGCGGGCGCTGGAGGACGACCTGCGTGCGTTCCGGGTGGTGGAGCTCGCCGGGACGCCGGTCGGCACGGTGATGCTGCAGCCCATCCCGGCGTCCGGCCCAGAGCCGTTGCGGCCGTCCGGGGACACCGAGATCGGCTGGCACTTCCACCCGGAGCACTGGGGCCACGGCTACGCGGCGGAGGCGGCCCGCGCACTCCTCACGGCGGCGCTCGCCGACCTCCCGCGCGTGGTCGCCGTCACCTACCCCGACAACGCCGCGTCGCAGCGGGTCTGCGAGCGGATCGGCATGCGCCGACTCGGCCCGACCGACGCGTACTACAACGTGCGGATGGAACTGTTCGAGGCGTCGGCAACGGAGGAGTCCGGAGCCGACACGCCGCCGGAAGGCAGCTAA
- a CDS encoding alpha/beta hydrolase family protein, which yields MDAATPVIVFHPAMGVGWSYYRPLIDRLRRLGVIVVAADLRGHDVRGRHSDSGFREIVEVDIPAIVAETRSRWPGHPIWLMGHSLGGQLSAVSAAHAALPISGLVLVAAGSAHFRAFPSWRGIRNRLLAPCFAALTVVLGYWPGDRVGFGGRQPRRLLLDWAHLVRTGRYRSGETGREYDDDLRRAEQRVLLVGVVGDTLAPEGAIDELRRKMPRSRVTAVVRPAPPVGKDPHFSWVRGDEGLARDVVEWIRGDGPPHASSGIGDSPHGPSG from the coding sequence GTGGATGCTGCGACCCCGGTGATCGTGTTCCATCCGGCGATGGGTGTCGGCTGGTCGTACTACCGTCCACTGATCGACAGACTCCGCCGACTGGGCGTCATCGTCGTCGCCGCCGACCTCCGGGGGCACGATGTTCGCGGGCGACACTCCGACAGCGGATTCCGCGAGATCGTCGAGGTCGACATCCCGGCGATCGTGGCCGAGACTCGATCCCGGTGGCCCGGTCATCCGATCTGGCTGATGGGGCACAGCCTCGGCGGTCAGCTGTCCGCGGTCAGCGCCGCGCACGCGGCGCTTCCCATCTCCGGCCTGGTCCTTGTCGCGGCAGGCTCAGCGCACTTCCGCGCCTTCCCATCGTGGCGCGGAATCCGCAACCGGCTCCTCGCGCCGTGCTTCGCCGCATTGACCGTCGTCCTGGGATACTGGCCGGGCGATCGGGTGGGCTTCGGTGGCCGCCAGCCGCGCCGGCTCCTTCTCGACTGGGCCCATCTGGTTCGCACGGGACGCTATCGTTCGGGTGAAACGGGGCGGGAGTACGACGACGACCTGCGGCGCGCGGAGCAGCGGGTGCTCCTGGTCGGAGTCGTCGGCGACACGCTCGCCCCGGAAGGAGCCATCGATGAACTGCGGAGAAAGATGCCGCGTTCGCGAGTGACCGCCGTCGTCCGCCCGGCGCCGCCGGTCGGGAAGGATCCGCACTTCTCCTGGGTCCGCGGCGACGAGGGACTCGCGCGAGACGTCGTCGAGTGGATTCGGGGAGATGGTCCGCCGCACGCGAGCTCGGGCATCGGCGACTCGCCCCACGGCCCCTCCGGTTAG
- a CDS encoding acyl-CoA dehydrogenase family protein — protein MPTHIVVNQAQTPVLNQSPPRVDLDEFAANLPLREAVERYDADWALSDLGAVGRLVGSAEFQADAERANVREPQVRTFDRWGSRVDEVDYDESYHRVIREAVAAGAHTSAWAEPRAGANVARAATFMLFAQVEPGHACPISMSHAAVPALAASPELAAEWVPRLLSREYDGRLGADKPSALFGMAMTEKQGGSDVRANTTRALADGDGRWLLTGHKWFCSAPMSDAFLVLAQTAGGLSCFVVPRVLEDGTRNVFLIQRLKDKLGNRSNASSEVEFSDTVGYLLGEEGRGVRTILEMVNRTRLDCVLGSAAGMRQAVAEAAWHVRHREAFGRRLVEQPAMTAVLADLALESEAATAVALRLARAHDDDAPDTEVAFRRLATAVSKYWVCKRGPGHAYEAMECLGGNGYTEAFPLARRYREQPVMAIWEGSGNVIALDVLRALGREPESVAAFDAELAAARGTHAAYDAHHDRLRRAVAEADESSARALVAALAVALQASLLIRHAPAAVADAFVAARLGADRGSLYGELPPGLDTAGIVARA, from the coding sequence ATGCCGACCCACATCGTCGTGAATCAGGCCCAAACCCCCGTCCTCAACCAGTCCCCGCCGCGCGTCGACCTGGACGAGTTCGCCGCGAATCTCCCGCTGCGGGAGGCCGTCGAGCGGTACGACGCCGACTGGGCGCTGTCCGACCTCGGCGCCGTCGGGCGGCTGGTCGGGTCCGCCGAGTTCCAGGCCGACGCCGAGCGGGCCAACGTGCGCGAGCCGCAGGTGCGGACCTTCGACCGGTGGGGTTCCCGCGTCGACGAGGTCGACTACGACGAGAGCTACCACCGGGTGATCCGGGAGGCCGTCGCTGCGGGAGCGCACACCTCGGCCTGGGCGGAGCCGCGGGCCGGGGCGAACGTCGCGCGCGCGGCGACATTCATGCTGTTCGCGCAGGTCGAGCCCGGCCACGCCTGCCCGATCTCCATGTCGCACGCGGCCGTCCCGGCGCTCGCGGCCTCCCCGGAGCTCGCCGCCGAGTGGGTGCCGCGGCTGCTGTCGCGGGAGTACGACGGGCGGCTCGGGGCCGACAAGCCCTCCGCGCTGTTCGGGATGGCGATGACCGAGAAGCAGGGCGGCTCGGACGTGCGCGCCAACACCACCCGCGCCCTCGCCGACGGCGACGGGCGCTGGCTGCTGACCGGCCACAAGTGGTTCTGCTCTGCGCCGATGTCCGACGCGTTCCTGGTGCTCGCGCAGACCGCCGGCGGACTCAGCTGCTTCGTCGTGCCGCGGGTGCTGGAGGACGGCACGCGCAACGTCTTCCTCATCCAGCGGCTGAAGGACAAGCTCGGCAACCGGTCGAACGCCTCCAGCGAGGTCGAGTTCTCGGACACGGTCGGCTACCTCCTGGGCGAGGAGGGCCGGGGCGTGCGCACCATCCTGGAGATGGTGAACCGCACCCGGCTCGACTGCGTGCTCGGCAGCGCGGCCGGGATGCGGCAGGCGGTCGCGGAGGCGGCGTGGCACGTCCGGCACCGGGAGGCGTTCGGCCGCCGGCTGGTCGAGCAGCCCGCGATGACGGCGGTGCTCGCGGATCTGGCGCTGGAGTCGGAGGCCGCGACGGCGGTCGCGCTGCGGCTGGCCCGCGCGCACGACGACGATGCCCCCGACACCGAGGTCGCATTCCGGCGCCTGGCCACCGCGGTGAGCAAGTACTGGGTCTGCAAGCGCGGGCCGGGTCATGCCTACGAGGCGATGGAGTGCCTGGGCGGCAACGGCTACACCGAGGCGTTCCCGCTGGCCCGGCGGTATCGGGAGCAGCCGGTGATGGCGATCTGGGAGGGCTCCGGCAACGTGATCGCGCTGGATGTGCTGCGCGCGCTCGGCCGCGAGCCGGAGAGCGTCGCGGCCTTCGACGCCGAGCTCGCGGCGGCCCGCGGCACGCACGCCGCGTACGACGCGCACCACGATCGGCTGCGCCGCGCGGTCGCGGAGGCCGACGAGTCGTCGGCCCGCGCCCTGGTCGCCGCGCTCGCGGTGGCGCTGCAGGCGTCGCTGCTCATCCGGCACGCTCCGGCCGCGGTCGCGGACGCGTTCGTCGCGGCGCGCCTCGGAGCGGACCGCGGGTCGTTGTACGGCGAACTGCCGCCGGGCCTCGACACGGCGGGGATCGTCGCGCGCGCCTGA
- a CDS encoding DUF2207 family protein, translating into MIFGALLLTVAAALLLTTLLIAERTSRMPRSLVVEYLPLRGARVIDDAVLAGREKRAAAAALLDLAVRGRVRLITEPAPKRKRPTIAIEVADPGALGRDDLALLDALFAFSRGKRRRLSRYTGETAFRVRDLIRMSVSRLRRAGLLANDGVAGPLLLRAGMVVLLVVVAVALIAFLAGAHLLGVLAVGALALVVAEIVVAARILPRRFTAAATARRAHLDGLRQYMRLAEADRLRTLQSPLGAVGLPAGPEGDAVRLKLHERLLPYAVIFGMEREWTKVIAADYGALDADTLTGLAGVGQSAADILHAAGALGDIMDAVGAIGSVVDAAGSAFDLAGALDLFDWSP; encoded by the coding sequence ATGATCTTCGGTGCGCTGCTGCTCACGGTCGCAGCGGCGTTGCTCCTCACAACGCTCCTGATCGCCGAGCGGACGTCCCGGATGCCGCGCTCGCTCGTGGTCGAGTACCTACCGCTTCGGGGCGCGCGAGTCATCGACGACGCCGTGCTCGCCGGCCGGGAGAAGCGGGCGGCGGCGGCCGCGCTGCTCGACCTGGCCGTCCGGGGACGTGTCCGGCTGATCACCGAGCCGGCGCCGAAGCGGAAGCGTCCCACCATCGCGATCGAGGTCGCCGATCCGGGTGCGCTCGGCCGCGACGACCTCGCCCTGCTGGACGCGCTGTTCGCCTTCAGCCGCGGTAAACGCCGCAGGCTCTCGAGGTACACGGGTGAGACCGCGTTCCGGGTGCGCGACCTCATCCGGATGAGCGTCTCCCGGCTCCGGCGCGCGGGGCTGCTGGCGAACGACGGCGTCGCCGGTCCGCTGCTGCTGCGGGCCGGGATGGTCGTCCTGCTCGTCGTCGTCGCCGTCGCGCTGATCGCGTTCCTGGCCGGCGCCCACCTCCTCGGCGTCCTCGCCGTCGGCGCGCTCGCGCTCGTGGTGGCCGAGATCGTCGTGGCCGCGCGGATCCTCCCGCGCCGGTTCACCGCCGCGGCGACCGCGCGTCGTGCGCACCTCGACGGCCTCCGCCAGTACATGCGGCTCGCGGAGGCCGACAGGCTCCGCACCCTCCAGTCGCCGCTCGGCGCCGTGGGGCTGCCCGCCGGCCCGGAGGGCGACGCGGTGCGCCTGAAGCTGCACGAGCGGCTGCTGCCGTACGCCGTGATCTTCGGGATGGAGCGCGAGTGGACGAAGGTGATCGCCGCGGACTACGGCGCGCTCGACGCGGACACCCTCACCGGGCTCGCCGGTGTCGGGCAGTCCGCCGCCGACATCCTTCACGCGGCGGGTGCGCTCGGGGACATCATGGACGCCGTCGGCGCGATCGGCAGCGTGGTGGACGCCGCAGGATCCGCCTTCGATCTGGCCGGAGCACTCGATCTGTTCGATTGGTCTCCCTGA